One genomic segment of Devosia sp. includes these proteins:
- a CDS encoding RNA-binding S4 domain-containing protein, with protein sequence MAGPDTGLRKERLDRFLFFSRAVKSRTLAQKIIESGAIRVNSERTERSDHKVGAGDVLTMSLHGRILVWRILDPGTRRGPASEAQGLYEDLSPPPVPKAEKSPYEAAIAERPAGAGRPTKKERRDTDRLRVPDEE encoded by the coding sequence TTGGCAGGGCCGGACACTGGCCTCCGCAAGGAGCGGCTGGACCGGTTCCTGTTCTTCTCGCGCGCGGTCAAATCCCGCACCCTGGCGCAAAAGATCATCGAAAGCGGCGCCATCCGGGTCAATTCCGAGCGCACCGAGCGCAGCGACCATAAGGTCGGGGCCGGGGACGTTCTGACCATGTCCCTGCACGGCCGGATCCTGGTCTGGCGCATTCTCGATCCCGGTACGCGCCGCGGGCCGGCCAGCGAGGCCCAGGGACTTTACGAGGACCTGTCGCCGCCGCCCGTGCCCAAAGCCGAGAAATCCCCCTATGAGGCGGCGATTGCCGAACGGCCGGCCGGGGCCGGACGTCCCACCAAGAAAGAGCGGCGCGATACGGACAGATTGCGCGTCCCGGACGAGGAATAG
- a CDS encoding prephenate/arogenate dehydrogenase family protein gives MSVHFRKLALIGIGLIGSSIALAAKRQGLVEVISIATRRQETLDEARELGLGDIYTLDPAEAVRGADLVILCAPVGAYADLARAIGPALEPGAILSDVGSVKRHVHEVVGPLVPEGVHFIPGHPMAGTEHSGPSAGFAELFTGRWCMLTPEPDVDRAAVDRLVAFWKGLGSNVELMDAAHHDLVVAITSHVPHLIAYNIVGTADDLGNVTKSEVIKFSAGGFRDFTRIAASDPVMWRDVFLTNRDAVMEMLGRFLEDLSVLQRAVRVGDGPALEALFTRTRAIRRSIIDAGQDSSAPDFGRPHEAPPAVDTGFVREHGGGDDA, from the coding sequence ATGAGCGTACATTTTCGCAAGCTGGCGCTGATCGGCATCGGGCTCATCGGCTCCTCCATTGCCCTGGCGGCAAAACGGCAGGGACTGGTGGAAGTCATCTCCATTGCCACGCGGCGCCAGGAAACGCTCGATGAAGCCCGTGAACTGGGCCTGGGCGATATCTATACGCTTGACCCTGCCGAGGCCGTGCGCGGCGCGGACCTTGTCATTCTCTGCGCCCCCGTCGGGGCCTATGCCGATCTGGCCCGGGCCATCGGCCCTGCCCTGGAACCCGGCGCCATCCTTTCCGATGTGGGTTCGGTGAAGCGCCATGTCCACGAGGTCGTAGGGCCTCTGGTGCCGGAAGGCGTGCATTTCATTCCGGGCCACCCCATGGCCGGCACCGAACATTCCGGGCCTTCGGCCGGTTTTGCAGAACTGTTTACCGGCCGCTGGTGCATGCTAACGCCCGAACCCGATGTGGATCGCGCCGCGGTCGATAGGCTGGTGGCGTTCTGGAAGGGTCTTGGCTCCAATGTCGAACTGATGGACGCCGCCCACCACGATCTTGTCGTGGCCATTACCAGTCATGTGCCACACCTTATTGCCTACAATATCGTGGGCACGGCGGATGATCTGGGCAATGTGACGAAGTCGGAAGTGATCAAGTTTTCCGCAGGCGGCTTCCGAGATTTCACCCGCATTGCCGCGTCCGATCCGGTGATGTGGCGTGACGTGTTCCTCACCAACCGCGATGCTGTCATGGAAATGCTGGGACGGTTCCTCGAAGACCTTTCCGTCCTGCAGCGGGCCGTGCGGGTCGGAGACGGCCCGGCGCTGGAAGCCCTTTTCACCCGGACGCGGGCCATTCGCCGCTCGATCATCGATGCGGGCCAGGATTCGTCCGCTCCCGACTTCGGGCGCCCGCACGAAGCGCCGCCGGCAGTCGATACCGGCTTTGTCCGCGAGCATGGTGGCGGCGACGACGCCTAG
- a CDS encoding queuosine precursor transporter yields the protein MLSRFLVAVAAMVAVVAASNVLVQFPVDFTLGAVHIGDILTWGAFTYPIAFLVTDLSNRAFGPQKARLVVVAGFCVAVVLSIWLATPRIAIASGTAFLVAQLLDVSIFHRLRDGAWWHAPMFSSLVSSALDTVIFFSLAMAPAFAGIDAAFGMEDSSLAFPAPLLGVGAEVELWQSLALGDFLVKLVMAVLMLAPYKSVRDLVLRRLPATA from the coding sequence ATGCTGTCTCGTTTTCTGGTGGCCGTCGCCGCCATGGTGGCCGTGGTCGCCGCCTCCAATGTCCTTGTTCAGTTTCCGGTCGATTTCACCCTGGGCGCCGTCCATATTGGCGACATCCTGACCTGGGGCGCCTTCACCTATCCGATCGCCTTCCTCGTGACCGATCTCTCCAACCGCGCCTTCGGCCCGCAAAAGGCGCGGCTCGTGGTGGTCGCCGGTTTCTGCGTCGCGGTCGTGCTCTCCATCTGGCTGGCAACGCCGCGCATCGCCATCGCCTCGGGCACCGCCTTCCTCGTCGCGCAATTGCTTGATGTCTCCATCTTCCATCGCCTGCGCGATGGCGCCTGGTGGCACGCACCGATGTTCTCCTCGCTGGTCTCCTCGGCGCTCGATACGGTCATCTTCTTTTCTCTCGCCATGGCCCCGGCCTTTGCCGGCATTGATGCCGCCTTCGGCATGGAGGATTCGTCCCTCGCCTTCCCGGCCCCGCTCCTGGGCGTAGGCGCCGAAGTCGAGCTCTGGCAGTCGCTGGCTTTGGGCGATTTCCTCGTCAAGCTGGTCATGGCCGTGCTGATGCTCGCTCCCTACAAGAGCGTCCGCGACCTCGTGCTGCGCCGCCTGCCCGCCACGGCCTGA
- a CDS encoding helicase-related protein, producing the protein MTFAHSHSVKAILGPTNTGKTYFAIERMLAHPTGMIGLPLRLLAREVYQRVVERVGEQAVALVTGEERIVPAKPRYWVATVEAMPMDIHVDCVAVDEIQTAIDFDRGHVFTDRLLKARGLQETLLLGSATMAGVVRKLIPHAEIIDRPRFSQLTYSGSRKISRQPPRSAIVAFSARQVYAIAELIRRERGGAAVVMGALSPRTRNAQVDLYQNGDVDFLVATDAIGMGLNLDIHHVAFADDTKFDGHQSRPLTPSELGQIAGRAGRHRHNGTFGVTGGTANFDEELVVQLETHDFEPVRQVQWRNSNLNFGSIEALRHSLEMSPQDRTLTRVPVATDQHALEFLARNEAASLARGHDAVKLLWECCQIPDYQGISPAAHGEIVTRIYSDLRRIGSVNADWIAEQVRFCDNGEGDIDTLSNRIKQIRTWTFVANRKNWLEDPLYWREKTRDIEDRLSDALHERLTQRFVDRRTSVLLRHLKDKRMVSPEINSQGEVRLEGHLIGTLEGFRFTLARNDGDADAKGLRGAADSVVAPEIHHRAERLAGSPNEEFVLATDGRLRWRGEMVAELAEGDSLFRPRIIILADETLTGPDLEKVQDRLMLWLRHHINTVLEPVMALEAPADVEGTARGLAYQLYEHLGLLPRAGVAEEVKGLDQDVRGKLRKLGIKFGAYHIYVPASLKPAPRELALVLFALKNGGIRQPGVTDIPHIVLSGRTSFLVDPEVDPRLYEIAGFKVAGKRAVRVDILERLADIIRPLIALDAGRPYQGELPVGAADGNGFRVTVEMTSLLGCSGEDFSSILTSLGYRVRRTPKPVEPVAPAEASEEVQALETVLEDNAATTDGVVEPAAVEEAPAEPVAEAVVAEGAVADAAPAEAAAPAEPQFDEVWFPGRRNSEQRRHEPRQRRDGDAEGQPNRRNERPRHGKGPRRPEGEDRGHGGKPYAGKGRPDKGPRPDRRPQREERKPVFDPDSPFAALAALRGKSE; encoded by the coding sequence ATGACTTTCGCACACTCCCATTCGGTCAAGGCGATTCTCGGCCCGACCAATACCGGCAAGACCTATTTCGCCATCGAGCGCATGTTGGCCCATCCCACCGGGATGATCGGCCTGCCGCTGCGCCTTCTGGCGCGCGAGGTCTATCAGCGGGTGGTGGAGCGGGTCGGCGAACAGGCGGTGGCGCTGGTGACCGGCGAGGAGCGGATCGTTCCGGCCAAGCCGCGCTATTGGGTGGCGACGGTGGAAGCCATGCCCATGGATATCCATGTCGACTGCGTGGCCGTGGACGAAATCCAGACCGCCATCGACTTCGATCGCGGCCATGTCTTTACCGACAGGCTGCTCAAGGCCCGGGGCCTGCAGGAAACGCTGCTTTTGGGCTCGGCGACCATGGCCGGGGTGGTGCGCAAGCTGATCCCCCATGCCGAGATCATCGACCGGCCACGTTTCTCGCAGCTGACCTATTCGGGTTCGCGCAAAATCTCCCGCCAGCCGCCGCGCTCGGCCATCGTCGCCTTCTCGGCCCGGCAGGTCTATGCCATTGCCGAACTGATCCGCCGCGAACGGGGCGGGGCGGCGGTGGTGATGGGGGCGCTCAGCCCCCGCACGCGCAACGCCCAGGTCGATCTCTACCAGAATGGGGACGTGGATTTTCTCGTGGCCACCGATGCCATCGGCATGGGGCTGAACCTGGATATCCACCACGTCGCTTTTGCCGACGACACCAAGTTCGACGGGCATCAGAGCCGGCCGCTGACGCCGTCGGAACTGGGCCAGATCGCCGGACGGGCGGGACGCCACCGCCATAACGGCACGTTCGGGGTGACCGGCGGCACGGCCAATTTCGACGAGGAACTGGTCGTGCAGCTTGAGACGCACGACTTCGAGCCGGTGCGCCAGGTGCAATGGCGCAATTCGAACCTCAATTTCGGCTCGATCGAGGCGCTGCGCCATTCCCTCGAAATGTCGCCGCAGGATCGCACGCTGACCCGGGTGCCGGTGGCCACCGACCAGCACGCGCTCGAATTTCTGGCGCGCAACGAGGCGGCGAGCCTGGCGCGTGGTCACGATGCGGTCAAACTGCTCTGGGAATGTTGCCAGATTCCGGACTATCAGGGGATTTCACCGGCGGCGCATGGCGAAATCGTCACCCGGATTTATTCGGATTTGAGACGAATTGGATCGGTCAATGCGGACTGGATTGCCGAGCAGGTCCGGTTTTGCGACAATGGCGAGGGCGACATTGACACACTCAGTAACCGGATCAAGCAGATCCGCACCTGGACCTTTGTCGCCAATCGGAAAAACTGGCTTGAAGACCCTCTCTATTGGCGCGAAAAGACACGGGACATTGAAGATCGGCTGAGCGACGCCCTGCATGAGCGTCTCACCCAGAGATTCGTCGACCGGCGCACGAGCGTTCTGCTCCGCCACCTGAAAGACAAACGTATGGTATCTCCCGAAATCAACAGCCAAGGCGAAGTCAGGTTGGAAGGCCACCTGATCGGTACGCTCGAAGGCTTCCGCTTCACCCTGGCGCGCAATGATGGCGACGCTGATGCCAAGGGGCTGCGCGGCGCCGCCGATTCGGTCGTGGCGCCGGAGATACATCATCGTGCCGAACGATTGGCTGGTTCGCCAAATGAAGAATTTGTGTTGGCGACCGATGGCCGCCTGCGCTGGCGCGGCGAAATGGTCGCCGAACTGGCCGAGGGCGACAGCCTGTTCCGGCCGCGCATCATCATCCTGGCCGACGAGACGCTGACCGGACCGGACCTCGAAAAGGTCCAGGACCGGCTGATGCTGTGGCTGCGCCACCATATCAATACCGTGCTCGAGCCGGTGATGGCCCTGGAAGCGCCGGCCGATGTCGAGGGCACGGCGCGGGGCCTGGCCTATCAGCTCTATGAGCATCTGGGCCTGTTGCCGCGCGCCGGCGTGGCCGAAGAGGTCAAGGGGCTCGATCAGGACGTGCGCGGCAAGCTGCGCAAGCTGGGGATCAAGTTCGGCGCCTATCACATCTATGTTCCGGCTTCGCTGAAGCCGGCGCCGCGCGAACTGGCCCTGGTCCTGTTCGCGCTCAAGAATGGCGGCATCCGTCAGCCGGGCGTCACCGATATTCCCCATATCGTTTTGTCGGGCCGGACCTCGTTCCTGGTCGACCCCGAGGTCGATCCGCGGCTTTATGAGATCGCCGGGTTCAAGGTTGCGGGCAAGCGGGCGGTGCGGGTCGATATTCTCGAGCGGCTCGCCGATATCATCCGGCCGCTGATCGCGCTCGATGCCGGCCGGCCCTATCAGGGCGAATTGCCGGTGGGTGCGGCGGACGGCAATGGCTTCCGCGTCACGGTGGAAATGACCAGCCTGTTGGGTTGCTCGGGCGAGGATTTTTCCTCCATCCTGACATCGCTGGGCTATCGCGTGCGCCGCACGCCCAAGCCGGTGGAGCCGGTCGCGCCGGCCGAGGCTTCCGAGGAGGTCCAGGCGCTCGAAACGGTGCTGGAGGATAATGCAGCCACCACCGATGGTGTGGTGGAGCCCGCGGCTGTGGAAGAAGCCCCGGCAGAGCCGGTTGCCGAAGCGGTCGTAGCCGAAGGCGCGGTGGCCGACGCGGCGCCGGCCGAGGCTGCAGCGCCCGCCGAACCGCAATTCGACGAGGTGTGGTTCCCCGGCCGCCGCAATTCCGAACAGCGCCGCCACGAGCCGCGCCAGCGCCGCGACGGTGATGCCGAAGGGCAGCCGAACCGGCGCAATGAGCGGCCGCGCCATGGCAAGGGGCCGCGCCGTCCCGAGGGCGAAGATCGCGGGCATGGCGGCAAGCCGTATGCTGGCAAGGGCCGGCCCGACAAGGGGCCCCGTCCCGATCGCCGCCCGCAGCGGGAAGAGCGCAAGCCGGTTTTCGATCCCGACAGCCCCTTTGCTGCCCTGGCCGCCCTGCGCGGCAAGTCGGAGTAA
- a CDS encoding DUF3108 domain-containing protein, which produces MIRSTLAATALVLSLTQVAMAQVDAKFNYVLTLGGLNVALMEVGLTDDGRRYGLDLSANVTGVGSVVASGTAKASVRGSSAGASLVSESFALETRANGEVFTAEVGFSGRAVSTFQVNPPIVDTGDRVPIERSQLSGVGDFISAFVLKGSALDRSLCEKRASIFTGVERFNIEMGFLDTDEATSPRTGYQGPLVACSLRYRPISGHFASSEMTTYLAESSRMVLWYAPLGQTGYYVPYRVIVGTSMGDLSMILVGMRE; this is translated from the coding sequence GTGATCCGTTCCACCCTCGCCGCCACTGCCCTTGTCCTAAGCCTTACGCAAGTCGCGATGGCACAGGTCGACGCCAAGTTCAATTATGTGCTGACGCTGGGTGGTCTCAATGTGGCGCTGATGGAAGTCGGGCTGACAGACGATGGCAGACGCTATGGCCTCGACCTCAGCGCCAATGTCACCGGGGTCGGCTCGGTGGTGGCCAGCGGCACGGCCAAGGCCTCCGTGCGGGGCAGTTCGGCCGGCGCGAGCCTGGTTTCGGAGAGCTTTGCGCTCGAAACCCGCGCCAATGGCGAGGTGTTCACCGCCGAAGTCGGTTTTTCCGGCCGCGCTGTCAGCACCTTTCAGGTCAACCCGCCGATCGTCGATACCGGGGACCGCGTTCCAATCGAACGCAGCCAGTTGAGCGGGGTGGGCGACTTCATTTCCGCCTTCGTGCTCAAGGGCAGTGCGCTCGACCGGAGCCTGTGTGAAAAGCGCGCCTCCATCTTTACCGGTGTCGAGCGCTTCAACATCGAGATGGGTTTTCTCGATACCGATGAGGCGACATCGCCCCGCACCGGCTATCAGGGGCCGCTCGTGGCCTGTTCGCTGCGCTACCGGCCGATCTCGGGACATTTCGCCAGCTCGGAAATGACCACTTATCTGGCCGAGAGCAGCCGCATGGTCCTGTGGTATGCGCCGCTGGGCCAGACCGGCTACTACGTGCCCTATCGTGTGATCGTCGGTACCTCGATGGGCGATCTCTCCATGATCCTGGTCGGCATGCGCGAATAG
- the hisC gene encoding histidinol-phosphate transaminase has product MTDRKRPQPQPGILDIAPYLPGKSGKPGAHSIKLSANESPLGASPKAIAAFAAAAEHLEIYPEGSSRLLREALGEVHGIDPASIVCGNGSDDLLHLLAQIYLGEGDDALMNCYGFSVYPIITKATGANIVMVEETEYRADVDALLASVTERTRVIWLANPNNPTGTYLSDAEVRRLHAGLRPDILLVIDSAYAEYVTAADYSTGIDLVRETDNVVMVRTFSKMGLAAARIGWMVGPGHVIDAIHRIRGPFNVNLPAQLAGAAATRDVAFTESLRQHNAHWREWLTAELAGNRMRVLPSQANFVMVLFETPEDAARAFSTLAEAGYIVREIGVSYGIENGLRISIGSEDAMRAVAGILTSMDKVQ; this is encoded by the coding sequence ATGACCGACCGCAAGCGCCCCCAGCCGCAGCCCGGAATTCTCGATATCGCCCCCTATCTGCCGGGCAAGTCCGGCAAGCCGGGCGCCCACTCGATCAAGCTTTCGGCCAATGAATCCCCGCTCGGCGCCAGTCCCAAGGCCATTGCGGCCTTTGCCGCCGCCGCCGAACATCTCGAAATCTATCCCGAAGGCTCGTCCCGGCTGCTGCGCGAAGCCCTGGGTGAAGTCCATGGCATCGATCCGGCCAGCATTGTCTGCGGCAATGGCTCGGATGACCTGCTGCACCTGCTCGCCCAGATCTATCTCGGCGAAGGCGACGACGCGCTGATGAACTGCTACGGCTTTTCGGTCTATCCGATCATCACCAAGGCCACCGGCGCCAATATCGTCATGGTCGAGGAAACCGAATACCGCGCCGATGTCGACGCCCTGCTTGCGTCCGTGACGGAACGCACCAGGGTGATCTGGCTGGCAAACCCCAACAATCCCACCGGCACCTATCTGTCCGACGCCGAAGTCCGGCGGCTGCATGCCGGCCTCAGGCCCGACATCCTTCTCGTCATCGACAGCGCCTATGCCGAATATGTCACCGCGGCCGATTACAGCACCGGGATTGATCTGGTGCGCGAGACGGACAATGTCGTCATGGTCCGCACCTTTTCCAAGATGGGGCTGGCTGCGGCCCGTATCGGCTGGATGGTCGGGCCCGGCCATGTGATCGACGCCATCCATCGCATCCGCGGGCCGTTCAACGTCAATCTGCCGGCGCAATTGGCCGGCGCCGCCGCAACGCGCGACGTGGCTTTCACCGAAAGCCTCCGGCAGCACAATGCCCATTGGCGCGAATGGCTCACGGCGGAACTGGCCGGCAACCGCATGCGGGTCCTGCCCAGCCAGGCCAATTTCGTCATGGTGCTGTTCGAAACCCCTGAGGACGCGGCCCGGGCATTTTCGACACTGGCCGAGGCCGGCTATATCGTGCGCGAGATCGGCGTCTCCTATGGCATCGAAAACGGCCTGCGCATCTCCATCGGCTCCGAAGACGCCATGCGCGCCGTGGCCGGCATCCTCACTTCCATGGACAAAGTGCAATGA
- a CDS encoding methyltransferase domain-containing protein, with amino-acid sequence MALWQGLAMTSDVSRLIGFYKSPLGRISRALVREQVMHLAGDVTGKRVLGLGFATPYLRFALKPAERVLAFMPGRQGASAWPREGPSCTVLCDPLEMPLTDAAIDLTLAVHTLEHIADAEELMRELWRITAPNGHLILVVPRRRGIWAQRDNTPFGQGNPYSGGQLEKLLRDHSFVPEAWRDALFLPPFQSSLVLKSTRFFERFGRLLGPAMSGVICVRARKEAFPAVPRRKRAERYVRLPGMSTATARNA; translated from the coding sequence ATGGCACTTTGGCAAGGTCTGGCCATGACCAGCGACGTCTCGCGCCTCATCGGCTTCTACAAATCTCCGCTCGGGCGTATTTCCCGCGCTTTGGTGCGCGAGCAGGTCATGCATCTGGCCGGCGATGTCACCGGCAAGCGCGTTCTGGGCCTGGGCTTTGCCACCCCCTATCTGCGGTTCGCGCTGAAGCCGGCGGAGCGGGTTCTGGCCTTCATGCCGGGCCGGCAGGGTGCCTCGGCCTGGCCGCGCGAAGGCCCGTCTTGCACGGTGCTCTGCGATCCCCTGGAAATGCCGCTGACCGATGCGGCCATTGATCTGACCCTGGCCGTTCACACGCTGGAACACATCGCCGATGCCGAGGAACTGATGCGCGAGCTCTGGCGCATCACCGCGCCCAATGGCCATCTGATTCTGGTCGTGCCGCGCCGCCGGGGCATCTGGGCGCAGCGCGACAACACGCCCTTCGGTCAGGGCAATCCCTATTCGGGCGGGCAGCTGGAAAAGCTGCTGCGCGATCATTCCTTCGTGCCCGAAGCCTGGCGCGACGCGCTGTTCCTGCCGCCCTTCCAGTCGAGCCTGGTGCTGAAATCGACGCGCTTCTTCGAGCGCTTCGGACGGCTGCTGGGCCCCGCCATGAGTGGCGTCATCTGCGTGCGGGCGCGAAAGGAAGCCTTTCCCGCAGTCCCCCGCCGCAAGCGGGCCGAACGCTATGTCCGCCTGCCCGGCATGAGCACCGCCACCGCACGCAACGCCTGA
- a CDS encoding gamma-glutamylcyclotransferase has translation MAFSTDSPEKKTQWVFGYGSLIWNPGFQYRHAQLALLRGAHRSLSIVSHHHRGTREQPGLVFGLTRGGSCRGMAFEVDDGNWPAVRAYLDARELVTSVYRDVTRPVTLADGRRIEALTYVVDESHEQFAGALSIDQQVAMIRAGVGISGRNVDYVVNTARHLETLGISDRALMRIAAQLEAQDILAS, from the coding sequence ATGGCATTTTCCACCGACAGCCCTGAGAAAAAGACCCAGTGGGTTTTTGGCTATGGTTCGCTGATCTGGAACCCCGGCTTCCAATACCGCCACGCGCAACTGGCCTTGCTGCGCGGAGCACACCGTTCGCTGTCGATCGTCTCCCATCACCATCGCGGCACCCGTGAACAGCCGGGCCTTGTCTTCGGCCTGACCCGGGGCGGCTCATGCCGTGGCATGGCGTTCGAAGTCGATGACGGCAATTGGCCGGCGGTGCGCGCCTATCTTGATGCACGCGAACTGGTCACCTCGGTCTATCGCGACGTCACCCGGCCGGTCACCCTTGCCGATGGAAGGCGCATCGAGGCTCTGACCTATGTGGTGGACGAAAGTCACGAACAGTTCGCGGGGGCCCTCAGCATCGACCAGCAGGTCGCCATGATCCGCGCAGGCGTGGGTATTTCGGGGCGCAATGTGGACTATGTGGTCAATACCGCGCGCCATCTCGAAACGCTGGGCATCTCCGATCGCGCCCTGATGCGCATTGCCGCCCAGCTCGAAGCTCAGGACATATTGGCCAGCTAA
- a CDS encoding DUF2125 domain-containing protein: protein MKKRIIILGAVVGLVVVLWTGGWFFLAGMVRQQVEALALADGESSPQLVCGRLDIGGFPFRFDLDCAEASLVTGDMLVTVPSIRASVMVYRPNHVLASAHGPVQLADAFTGLAQAVNWQSLEASLRIENWRIARMSTVADGVEWTDALFGSSLIAAIPHVELHLLDIPEQHDAEAGRSALAAYLRANDVEAPGLQLAPTLAEAELEITGLPDDVRNWGQAPLLQDWQQAGGVLRIVGIRANDGSADLNASGELALDPAGYPTGAITVDSLGVAERIGPFLEEPWRTLVLGVPGADGRHANQLNFAGGGISSGLVPIAAVPALF, encoded by the coding sequence ATGAAAAAGCGAATCATCATCCTTGGCGCGGTCGTGGGCCTGGTCGTTGTGCTGTGGACGGGCGGCTGGTTTTTCCTCGCCGGCATGGTCCGGCAGCAGGTGGAGGCCCTGGCGCTGGCCGATGGTGAATCTAGCCCGCAGCTGGTCTGCGGCCGGCTCGACATTGGCGGCTTTCCCTTCCGCTTCGATCTCGATTGTGCCGAGGCGAGCCTTGTCACGGGCGATATGCTGGTCACCGTGCCCTCCATTCGCGCCAGCGTCATGGTCTATCGCCCCAATCACGTCCTGGCATCGGCGCATGGTCCGGTGCAGCTCGCCGATGCCTTTACCGGCCTCGCCCAGGCGGTGAACTGGCAGAGTCTCGAAGCAAGCCTGCGGATCGAGAACTGGCGCATCGCACGGATGTCGACCGTTGCCGATGGGGTCGAATGGACCGATGCCCTGTTTGGGTCCTCGCTTATCGCGGCCATCCCGCATGTCGAATTGCACCTGCTCGACATTCCCGAGCAACACGATGCCGAGGCAGGGCGGTCGGCGCTTGCCGCCTATCTGCGGGCCAATGACGTCGAGGCGCCGGGCCTGCAACTGGCCCCGACCCTGGCCGAGGCGGAGCTTGAAATCACCGGCCTGCCAGATGATGTCCGCAACTGGGGGCAGGCGCCGCTCCTTCAGGACTGGCAGCAGGCCGGCGGCGTTCTGCGCATCGTCGGCATAAGGGCCAATGACGGCAGTGCCGATCTCAATGCCAGCGGTGAACTGGCGCTGGACCCGGCGGGTTATCCCACGGGCGCGATTACCGTGGATTCCCTGGGCGTCGCCGAACGGATCGGGCCATTCCTCGAGGAGCCCTGGCGGACACTGGTGCTGGGCGTGCCCGGCGCCGATGGGCGCCATGCCAATCAGCTCAATTTTGCCGGCGGTGGCATTTCGTCCGGCCTGGTGCCGATCGCGGCGGTGCCCGCCCTGTTCTAG
- the rpmB gene encoding 50S ribosomal protein L28: MARRCELTGKGVMMGNNVSHALNRTRRRFLPNLVNVTLISDALNRPVKLRITTSALRTVEHRGGLDAFLLKQDDADLSPLALGIKKEVRAALAG, encoded by the coding sequence ATGGCACGTCGCTGCGAACTGACCGGCAAGGGCGTTATGATGGGCAACAATGTTTCGCACGCCCTCAACCGCACCCGCCGCCGTTTTCTCCCCAATCTGGTCAATGTCACGCTGATCTCGGACGCCCTCAATCGTCCGGTCAAGCTGCGCATCACCACTTCCGCCCTGCGCACGGTCGAGCACCGTGGTGGCCTGGACGCCTTCCTGCTCAAGCAGGATGATGCCGACCTGAGCCCCCTGGCCCTGGGTATCAAGAAGGAAGTCCGCGCCGCCCTCGCCGGCTAA
- the gloB gene encoding hydroxyacylglutathione hydrolase: MALIVDVFPARSDNFGYLAHDEASGRTAAIDAPEAGPIKAALARRGWTLTDILITHHHIDHVEAIAELKSASGARVVGPAAEADKIEELDELVGDGDVVELGDTRFDVLATPGHTLGHVVFHDSVGGHLFSADALFSLGVGRMFEGTPGPMWAGLERLRALPDATLVYCGHEYTESNARFALSIDPENAALKKRAEEVKSLREQGKPTIPFPLGEDKLANPFLRADAPELAEHYGLTGADPAEVFAAIRKGKDNF; encoded by the coding sequence TTGGCCCTGATCGTGGATGTCTTTCCCGCTCGCAGCGACAATTTCGGATATCTGGCGCATGACGAGGCCAGTGGCCGAACCGCTGCCATCGATGCGCCCGAGGCCGGCCCGATCAAGGCGGCGCTGGCGCGGCGCGGCTGGACGCTCACCGACATCCTGATTACCCACCACCACATCGACCACGTCGAGGCCATTGCCGAGCTCAAGTCTGCATCGGGGGCGCGCGTCGTGGGGCCCGCCGCCGAGGCGGACAAGATCGAGGAACTGGACGAGCTGGTGGGCGACGGCGACGTCGTGGAACTGGGAGATACGCGTTTCGACGTCTTGGCGACGCCCGGTCACACGCTGGGGCATGTGGTGTTTCACGATTCGGTCGGCGGGCATCTGTTTTCGGCCGATGCGCTGTTTTCACTTGGGGTGGGGCGGATGTTCGAGGGCACGCCGGGGCCGATGTGGGCGGGGCTCGAGCGGTTGCGGGCCTTGCCGGACGCGACGCTGGTCTATTGCGGGCACGAATATACCGAGAGCAATGCGCGGTTTGCGCTCTCCATCGATCCCGAAAATGCGGCGCTGAAAAAGCGGGCGGAAGAGGTCAAGTCCTTGCGGGAGCAGGGGAAACCGACCATTCCCTTTCCGCTCGGCGAGGACAAACTGGCCAATCCATTCCTGCGCGCCGATGCCCCGGAACTGGCTGAGCATTATGGGCTCACCGGGGCCGATCCGGCGGAGGTTTTCGCCGCCATTCGCAAGGGCAAGGATAACTTCTGA